The Canis lupus dingo isolate Sandy chromosome 8, ASM325472v2, whole genome shotgun sequence genome has a segment encoding these proteins:
- the FOS gene encoding protein c-Fos produces MMFSGFNADYEASSSRCSSASPAGDTLSYYHSPADSFSSMGSPVNAQDFCTDLAVSSANFIPTVTAISTSPDLQWLVQPTLVSSVAPSQTRAPHPYGVPTPSAGAYSRAGVVKTMTGGRAQSIGRRGKVEQLSPEEEEKRRIRRERNKMAAAKCRNRRRELTDTLQAETDQLEDEKSALQTEIANLLKEKEKLEFILAAHRPACKIPDDLGFPEEMSVASLDLSGGLPEAATPESEEAFTLPLLNDPEPKPSVEPVKSIGSMELKAEPFDDFLFPASSRPSGSETARSVPDMDLSGSFYAADWEPLHGGSLGMGPMATEPEPLCTPVVTCTPSCTTYTSSFVFTYPEADSFPSCAAAHRKGSSSNEPSSDSLSSPTLLAL; encoded by the exons ATGATGTTCTCTGGTTTCAACGCCGACTACGAGGCGTCCTCCTCCCGCTGCAGCAGCGCGTCCCCGGCCGGGGACACCCTCTCCTACTACCACTCACCGGCCGACTCCTTCTCCAGCATGGGCTCTCCCGTCAATGCGCAG GACTTCTGCACCGATCTGGCCGTCTCCAGTGCCAACTTCATCCCGACGGTGACTGCCATCTCCACCAGCCCGGACCTGCAGTGGCTGGTGCAGCCCACCCTGGTCTCCTCCGTGGCCCCGTCCCAGACCAGAGCCCCCCACCCGTATGGAGTCCCCACCCCCTCGGCTGGGGCTTACTCCAGGGCTGGCGTTGTGAAGACCATGACGGGAGGCAGAGCTCAGAGCATTGGCCGGAGGGGCAAGGTGGAACAG CTGtccccagaagaagaagagaaaaggagaatccGAAGGGAAAGGAATAAGATGGCTGCAGCCAAGTGCCGGAACCGCAGGAGGGAGCTGACTGACACGCTCCAAGCG GAGACAGACCAACTAGAAGACGAGAAGTCTGCTCTGCAGACCGAGATTGCCAACCtgctgaaggagaaggagaaactaGAGTTCATCCTGGCAGCTCACCGACCTGCCTGCAAGATCCCTGATGACCTGGGCTTCCCCGAAGAGATGTCCGTGGCTTCCCTAGATCTGAGCGGGGGCCTGCCCGAAGCTGCCACCCCGGAGTCCGAGGAGGCTTTCACCCTGCCCCTCCTCAATGATCCTGAGCCCAAGCCCTCCGTGGAGCCCGTCAAGAGCATCGGCAGCATGGAGCTGAAGGCCGAGCCCTTTGATGACTTCCTGTTTCCAGCATCATCCAGGCCCAGCGGCTCGGAGACCGCCCGCTCCGTGCCAGACATGGACCTGTCTGGTTCCTTCTATGCAGCAGACTGGGAGCCCCTGCATGGTGGCTCCCTGGGGATGGGGCCCATGGCCACAGAGCCCGAGCCTCTGTGCACCCCCGTAGTCACCTGTACTCCTAGCTGCACTACCTATACGTCTTCCTTCGTCTTCACCTACCCTGAGGCTGACTCCTTCCCCAGCTGTGCGGCCGCTCATCGCAAGGGCAGCAGCAGCAACGAACCCTCCTCTGACTCGCTCAGCTCACCCACGCTGCTGGCCCTgtga